In Flavobacterium okayamense, a single window of DNA contains:
- the sprA gene encoding cell surface protein SprA: MDQKNKNIAFKKAIKIFKVLFFFIPALALAQVEEEQDTIKNGVDLGKVEIPNPTSIVEAYTYDPVTDRYIYTNTFDGFNINYPVVLTPDQYQELVLREEMRKYYQQKSAAIDNKSDDEDAKKNLLPRYYVNSKFFEAIFGSNTIDIKPTGSVEIDLGVRFTKQDNPSFSPRNRRTTTFDFNQRISVGLQGKVGTRLNVNVNYDTQSTFAFQNLIKLEYGSNEDDILQKLEVGNVNFPLSNSLIRGAQSLFGVKAQFQFGKTTITGVFSEQKSQTKTVTSQGGGTLQDFSFFAQEYDADRHFFLSQYFRDKYDKALENYPYINSRVQITRIEVWVTNKQNRVNTTENNIRNVVALQDLGEGPLSTLLPQEVVAIDLGANPTFFGSTITDTPTDNKNNRFNPNNIGSNFLNSQIREVATANNGFNISGMEEGTDYAKLENARKLMASEFTYHPQLGYLSLNQKLQNDEVLAVAFQYTIGDDVYQVGEFGTDGVDATNVDNNGVPTSQALILKLLKSNLTIVKNTVATIDYTMPIWNLMMKNIYQIPGAYQLQQEDFKLNIFYTDPSPLNYITAFEDNTGTIPLPLPADVQDTPLLRVFKVDELNYTNDRQNGGDGFFDFIPGITVDPQYGRVIFTTKEPFGEHLFKKLNNLPTEDYDDEASYNVNQDKYVFRNLYKLTQAAALQDSEKNKFQLKGRFKSSGGDGISIGAFNVPQGSVVVTAGGRVLVEGIDYTVNYQLGKVQILDPALQASNTPIEISVENNSVFGQQTRRFWGVNVEHQFNKNFMLGATLLRLSERPFTNKSNYGQESTNNTIFGVNTNYSTEAPFLTRLVNKLPNIDTDVPSNISFRGEIAYLLPGASKADQFNGEATTYVDDFEGSQTTIDLRTPSAWFLSSVPLENNFDGIPNSDEPPTDAPSIGDKRAKLSWYSIDPVFYTQTPGGISNSDLSLNKTRRIYYDEIYPNLDIAQGQQTVINTLDLTYYPKERGPYNFNSSIAGNGGIFNDVDAPDNWGGIMRAITSTNFEQANVEYVQFWVMNPYYNAPNINPVDIQDPTNTGKIVFNLGEISEDILKDGRKLYENGLPEAGSSSPTIQTNWGQVPASQSLIYAFDTNEGNRDVQDAGFDGLLDAEEAVKFPTYASFPDPAGDNYEFYLNTTGDVLNRYKNYNGNQGNSPVNVTDNNRGNTTYPDVEDINRDNTMNTINSYFIYEVNMGPNPVVGQNYVSDIRTTTESSLPNGGSTDVQWVQYKIPIQDLTGVTKVGPIEDLRSVRFIRMYMTGFRDEITLRFGALDLVRGEWRRFLGSLDDNVGDNDDDDNTGFDVVSLNIQENNNRTPIRYVTPPGVTREQLYNNNTVINQNEQSLSLRVYDKFGGTTFGLESGDSRAVFKNVNIDMRQFKKLRMFMHAEAVQVSDNVPDPNLADDDLVAFIRFGNDFTENFYQVEMPLQLTNFGASSAEDIWPADNEMELALDLLTKIKSRKIGDNLGVPDANGIYFLNESDLGSSNNKMTIGIKGNPNFGLVRTIMLGIKNKSGDVKRGEVWFNELRLSDMDNQGGYAAVANLDANLADFANISATTRLSTIGFGGIEDGPNERSREDMFQYDIVTNVNLGQLLPKKWGINVPFNYAVGEQTITPKYDPFYQDIELEQLLDETPDASERENIRTRAEDYTKRTSINFIGVKKERAPEQKQHFYDIENVTLSYSFNETFHRDYEIENSIDQQNRTSVDYAYSFKPKSIEPFKKSKKFKSRYYQLLKDFNFNFLPNNISFSSNIIRQYNRQQFRLVDVQGIGLEALYRRNYFFNYNYGFNYSLTKSLKLNYTASSSNIVKNYIDPFGEVNNELDIWDQYWDIGDPNQHNQQIVVNYELPLNKLPFLSFLKTTYTYTGDYNWQRASTAFSTVTAENGDVYELGNTIQNANSHKINANFNMDAFYRYVGLVGNKKNKNKKGNNTKGKGNTQPVPGQKISAKKNEKESDGNVFVEGLKGVLMSVKNIQVNYTETNGTVLPGYLPSLGFFGTSRPTLGFVFGSQSDVRYKAAQNGWLTTFPEFNQNFTQVTNKQLNVTAQVEPFKDLKIDVNAERMMMENYSEQYDVTNGQYNSRSPYNTGNFNISTILIKTSFAQSDENFSEAFQAFRDNRIKVADKLAEQYYGNSTFPRDVEGYPVGFGKNSQQVLLPSFVAAYSGRDVDKVSTGIFRDVPLPNWNVKYTGLMRYKFFKDTFKRFSLQHGYRASYNVNGFTSNLNNTPIDANGNFYAKTLVTNVNLTEQFNPLMKVDFEMKNSIRILAEMKKDRSLNMSFANNLLTEVSGNEYTLGLGYRIKDVTINTALADNPMGVIKSDINLKADFTLRKNKTIVRYLDYDNNELGGGQDMWSIKFTADYSFSKNLTAILFYDHQFTQAVISTSFPITNIRAGFTLRYNFGN, from the coding sequence TTGGATCAGAAAAATAAAAATATAGCTTTTAAAAAAGCAATTAAAATATTTAAAGTATTATTCTTTTTTATTCCTGCTTTAGCTTTGGCTCAGGTTGAAGAAGAGCAAGATACCATAAAAAATGGTGTTGATTTAGGAAAAGTTGAGATTCCAAATCCAACAAGTATTGTAGAAGCATATACATACGATCCTGTTACTGATCGTTATATCTATACCAATACTTTTGATGGTTTTAATATTAATTATCCTGTAGTATTAACTCCTGATCAATATCAAGAATTAGTACTTCGTGAAGAGATGCGAAAGTATTACCAACAGAAATCAGCGGCAATTGATAATAAATCAGATGATGAAGATGCAAAGAAAAATTTATTACCTCGTTATTATGTGAATTCTAAGTTTTTTGAAGCTATTTTTGGAAGCAATACAATTGATATAAAGCCTACAGGTTCTGTTGAAATTGACTTAGGAGTTCGATTTACGAAACAAGATAATCCATCTTTTTCGCCTCGAAATAGAAGAACTACAACTTTTGATTTTAACCAAAGAATTAGTGTTGGTTTACAAGGTAAAGTTGGAACACGATTAAATGTAAATGTAAATTATGATACGCAATCAACATTTGCATTTCAAAATTTAATTAAATTAGAATATGGATCTAATGAAGACGATATTCTACAAAAATTAGAAGTCGGAAATGTAAATTTTCCACTATCAAATTCATTAATTAGAGGTGCGCAAAGTTTATTCGGGGTAAAAGCACAATTTCAGTTTGGTAAGACAACTATTACTGGAGTTTTCTCTGAACAAAAATCTCAAACAAAAACAGTAACTTCTCAAGGTGGAGGTACTTTACAAGATTTTAGCTTTTTTGCGCAAGAATACGATGCTGATAGACACTTTTTTCTTTCTCAATATTTCAGAGATAAATATGACAAAGCCTTAGAAAATTATCCTTACATAAATAGTCGTGTTCAAATTACTAGAATTGAAGTTTGGGTAACAAACAAACAAAATAGAGTTAATACAACTGAAAATAACATAAGAAATGTTGTTGCTCTTCAAGATTTAGGAGAAGGTCCTCTTTCAACATTATTGCCACAAGAAGTGGTTGCAATTGATTTAGGCGCAAATCCTACTTTTTTTGGTTCTACTATAACAGATACACCAACTGATAATAAGAACAACCGATTCAATCCTAATAATATTGGAAGTAACTTTTTAAATAGTCAAATTCGTGAAGTTGCCACTGCTAATAATGGTTTTAATATTAGCGGAATGGAAGAAGGAACAGACTATGCTAAGTTAGAGAATGCCAGAAAATTAATGGCGTCTGAATTTACGTACCATCCACAATTAGGATATTTGTCGTTAAACCAAAAATTACAAAACGATGAAGTCTTAGCTGTTGCCTTTCAATATACGATTGGGGATGATGTATATCAAGTAGGTGAATTTGGTACAGATGGTGTTGATGCTACAAATGTTGATAATAATGGTGTACCAACTTCTCAAGCTTTAATTTTGAAGTTATTAAAAAGTAATCTGACTATTGTTAAAAACACGGTCGCAACTATAGATTATACAATGCCAATTTGGAACTTGATGATGAAAAATATTTATCAAATTCCTGGGGCTTATCAGTTGCAACAAGAGGATTTTAAATTAAATATTTTTTACACAGATCCTTCTCCGTTAAATTATATAACAGCATTTGAAGATAATACAGGAACTATTCCACTTCCTTTACCTGCTGATGTTCAAGATACTCCTTTGTTAAGGGTTTTTAAAGTGGACGAATTAAATTACACGAATGACCGTCAAAATGGTGGAGATGGATTTTTTGATTTCATTCCAGGAATTACAGTTGACCCTCAATATGGTAGAGTTATTTTTACTACAAAAGAGCCGTTTGGAGAACATTTATTCAAAAAGTTAAATAACCTTCCAACAGAGGATTATGATGACGAGGCTTCATATAATGTAAATCAAGATAAATACGTATTTAGAAATTTATATAAGCTAACCCAAGCAGCTGCTTTACAGGATAGTGAGAAAAATAAATTTCAATTAAAAGGACGTTTTAAATCTTCTGGTGGTGATGGTATTTCTATAGGTGCGTTTAATGTCCCTCAAGGTTCTGTTGTTGTAACTGCAGGAGGTAGAGTTTTGGTTGAAGGTATCGATTATACTGTAAACTATCAATTAGGGAAAGTGCAAATTTTAGATCCGGCTTTACAAGCTTCTAATACTCCAATTGAAATTTCGGTTGAGAATAATTCAGTTTTTGGACAACAAACAAGACGTTTTTGGGGAGTTAATGTAGAACATCAGTTTAATAAGAACTTTATGTTAGGTGCAACTTTGTTACGATTAAGTGAAAGACCTTTTACGAACAAATCAAACTATGGACAAGAGTCTACCAATAATACTATTTTTGGTGTAAATACTAATTACTCTACCGAAGCTCCTTTCTTAACTCGATTAGTAAATAAACTGCCTAATATTGATACAGATGTGCCTTCAAATATTTCATTTAGAGGTGAAATAGCTTATTTGCTCCCAGGTGCATCAAAGGCCGACCAATTTAATGGAGAAGCAACTACATATGTTGACGATTTTGAAGGTTCACAAACAACTATCGATTTAAGAACGCCTTCTGCTTGGTTTTTATCGAGTGTACCTTTAGAGAATAATTTTGATGGAATTCCAAATAGTGATGAACCTCCTACAGACGCTCCTTCGATTGGAGATAAAAGGGCTAAATTATCTTGGTATTCTATTGATCCAGTGTTTTATACGCAAACTCCTGGTGGTATAAGTAATAGCGATTTGTCATTGAATAAAACTAGAAGGATTTATTATGACGAAATTTATCCAAATTTAGATATAGCTCAAGGTCAACAAACAGTTATTAATACTTTAGATTTAACTTATTATCCTAAAGAAAGAGGGCCCTATAATTTTAATTCTTCAATTGCTGGGAATGGCGGTATTTTTAACGATGTAGATGCTCCCGACAACTGGGGCGGAATTATGAGAGCTATTACTTCAACAAATTTTGAACAAGCTAACGTTGAGTATGTTCAGTTTTGGGTAATGAACCCTTATTATAATGCTCCAAATATAAATCCTGTTGATATCCAAGATCCTACAAATACAGGAAAAATTGTTTTCAACTTAGGTGAGATTTCTGAAGATATTTTAAAAGACGGAAGAAAGCTATATGAGAACGGTCTTCCTGAGGCAGGTTCATCAAGTCCAACAATACAAACCAATTGGGGGCAAGTGCCAGCTTCCCAATCTTTGATTTATGCTTTTGATACAAATGAAGGAAATAGAGACGTACAAGACGCTGGTTTTGATGGTTTATTAGACGCTGAAGAGGCTGTTAAATTTCCAACTTATGCTTCTTTTCCGGATCCAGCTGGTGATAATTATGAATTTTATTTGAATACTACTGGTGACGTATTAAATCGTTATAAAAATTATAATGGTAACCAAGGTAACTCACCAGTTAATGTGACTGATAACAATAGAGGTAATACAACTTACCCAGATGTTGAAGATATTAATAGAGATAATACTATGAATACTATTAATTCATATTTTATCTATGAAGTTAATATGGGGCCTAATCCTGTAGTAGGACAAAATTATGTTTCCGATATTCGAACAACTACGGAATCTAGTTTGCCAAATGGTGGTTCTACAGATGTTCAATGGGTGCAATATAAAATTCCAATTCAAGATTTAACCGGAGTTACAAAAGTAGGTCCAATTGAAGATTTACGTTCTGTTCGATTTATTAGAATGTACATGACAGGGTTTAGAGATGAAATTACTCTACGTTTCGGAGCTTTAGACCTAGTTAGAGGTGAATGGAGAAGATTTTTAGGAAGTCTAGATGATAATGTTGGCGATAATGATGATGATGATAATACAGGTTTTGATGTAGTGTCTCTAAACATTCAAGAAAATAATAATAGAACTCCAATTCGTTATGTTACTCCTCCTGGAGTAACAAGAGAACAATTGTATAATAATAATACAGTTATCAATCAAAACGAACAATCTTTATCATTAAGAGTTTATGATAAATTTGGAGGGACTACATTCGGATTAGAGTCAGGTGATTCACGTGCTGTTTTTAAAAATGTAAACATAGACATGCGTCAATTTAAAAAATTAAGGATGTTTATGCATGCTGAAGCTGTTCAAGTTTCAGATAATGTTCCAGATCCGAATTTAGCTGACGATGATTTAGTAGCATTCATCCGTTTTGGTAACGATTTTACAGAAAACTTTTATCAAGTTGAAATGCCTTTACAGTTGACTAATTTTGGAGCAAGTTCTGCTGAAGATATTTGGCCTGCTGATAACGAAATGGAATTAGCACTAGATTTATTGACAAAAATAAAATCTAGAAAAATTGGTGATAATTTAGGTGTGCCTGATGCAAATGGAATTTATTTCTTAAACGAAAGTGATTTAGGTTCCTCAAACAATAAAATGACTATTGGTATTAAAGGTAATCCGAACTTTGGATTAGTTAGAACCATTATGTTAGGTATTAAAAATAAATCAGGAGATGTAAAAAGAGGAGAAGTTTGGTTTAACGAACTTCGTTTGTCTGACATGGACAATCAAGGAGGTTATGCAGCAGTTGCTAATCTAGATGCTAATTTAGCTGATTTTGCAAATATTTCTGCTACAACTCGACTTAGTACTATAGGTTTTGGTGGAATTGAAGATGGACCTAACGAAAGAAGTCGTGAAGATATGTTTCAATATGATATTGTAACAAATGTTAATTTAGGACAATTATTACCGAAGAAATGGGGAATTAATGTTCCTTTTAATTATGCAGTTGGCGAACAAACTATTACACCAAAATATGATCCGTTTTATCAAGATATTGAGCTAGAGCAATTGCTGGATGAGACACCAGATGCTTCAGAGCGTGAAAATATAAGAACGAGGGCGGAAGATTATACTAAAAGAACAAGTATAAATTTTATAGGTGTAAAAAAGGAAAGAGCTCCTGAACAAAAGCAACATTTTTATGATATTGAAAACGTTACTCTCTCTTATTCATTCAATGAAACTTTCCATAGGGATTATGAGATTGAAAATTCAATTGACCAGCAGAATAGAACTTCTGTAGATTATGCTTACAGTTTTAAACCAAAATCTATAGAGCCATTTAAGAAATCAAAAAAATTTAAGAGTAGATATTATCAATTGTTGAAAGATTTTAACTTCAACTTTTTACCTAATAATATTTCATTTAGCTCTAATATTATTCGTCAATATAACCGTCAGCAATTCCGTTTGGTAGACGTGCAAGGTATTGGCCTTGAAGCATTGTATAGAAGAAATTATTTCTTCAATTATAACTATGGGTTTAATTATAGTTTGACTAAGTCGCTAAAATTAAATTACACTGCTTCTTCGAGTAACATTGTTAAGAATTATATTGACCCATTTGGTGAAGTTAACAATGAGCTAGATATTTGGGATCAATATTGGGATATTGGTGATCCTAATCAGCATAACCAACAAATTGTAGTTAATTATGAGTTGCCTTTAAATAAACTTCCGTTCTTAAGTTTTCTAAAAACTACATATACTTATACGGGTGATTACAATTGGCAAAGAGCTTCAACTGCTTTTTCAACAGTAACAGCAGAAAATGGTGATGTATATGAATTAGGAAATACTATTCAAAATGCAAATTCTCATAAGATAAATGCAAACTTTAATATGGATGCATTTTATCGATATGTTGGTTTGGTTGGGAATAAAAAGAATAAAAATAAGAAAGGAAATAATACAAAAGGTAAAGGGAATACCCAGCCAGTTCCAGGTCAAAAGATTTCGGCTAAAAAGAATGAAAAAGAATCAGATGGGAATGTTTTTGTAGAAGGCTTAAAAGGTGTTTTAATGAGTGTTAAAAACATCCAAGTTAATTATACAGAAACAAATGGTACAGTACTTCCAGGTTATTTACCAAGTCTTGGGTTCTTTGGAACTTCTAGACCTACTTTAGGTTTTGTATTCGGTAGTCAGTCAGATGTTCGTTATAAAGCAGCTCAAAATGGTTGGTTAACTACTTTCCCTGAATTCAATCAGAATTTTACACAAGTTACAAACAAGCAATTAAATGTAACAGCTCAAGTTGAACCATTTAAAGATTTGAAGATCGATGTTAATGCAGAGCGAATGATGATGGAGAATTATTCTGAGCAATATGATGTTACAAACGGACAGTATAATTCAAGATCTCCTTATAATACAGGTAATTTTAATATTTCAACAATTTTGATAAAAACATCATTTGCTCAAAGCGATGAAAATTTTTCAGAAGCATTTCAAGCATTCAGAGATAATAGAATTAAAGTTGCCGATAAACTTGCTGAACAATATTATGGTAATTCTACATTTCCAAGAGATGTTGAAGGGTATCCAGTTGGTTTTGGTAAAAACAGTCAACAAGTATTATTGCCTTCATTTGTTGCAGCATATTCAGGTAGAGATGTGGATAAAGTGTCTACAGGTATTTTTAGAGATGTTCCTTTACCAAATTGGAATGTTAAATATACTGGATTGATGCGTTATAAATTCTTCAAGGATACATTTAAACGTTTTTCATTACAACATGGATATAGAGCAAGTTATAATGTGAATGGTTTTACTTCAAACCTAAACAATACACCAATAGATGCTAATGGTAATTTCTATGCTAAAACATTAGTTACAAATGTTAACCTTACGGAGCAATTTAATCCATTAATGAAGGTTGATTTTGAAATGAAAAATTCGATTCGAATTTTGGCAGAAATGAAAAAAGACCGTTCATTAAATATGAGTTTTGCTAATAACTTATTAACTGAAGTAAGCGGTAACGAATATACATTAGGATTAGGATATCGTATTAAAGATGTTACAATTAATACTGCACTAGCAGATAACCCAATGGGTGTTATTAAAAGTGATATTAATTTGAAAGCAGATTTTACTTTAAGAAAGAATAAAACTATTGTTCGTTATTTAGATTATGATAATAATGAATTGGGAGGCGGACAAGATATGTGGTCTATTAAATTTACAGCCGATTATTCCTTCAGTAAAAATTTAACAGCTATTTTATTTTATGATCATCAATTTACACAAGCTGTTATCTCTACATCATTTCCAATAACTAATATTAGGGCCGGATTTACGTTACGATATAACTTTGGAAATTAA
- the gcvH gene encoding glycine cleavage system protein GcvH, which yields MNIPTNLKYTKDHEWVLIEGDTATVGITDFAQKELGDIVYVEVETLDQTLSKDEVFGTVEAVKTVSDLFLPLSGEIVEFNDSLESEPEKVNSDPYGDGWMVKVKFENESEIEELLSSDDYKALIGA from the coding sequence ATGAACATCCCAACTAACTTAAAGTACACAAAAGACCACGAATGGGTTTTAATTGAAGGCGATACTGCTACTGTAGGAATTACTGATTTTGCACAGAAAGAATTAGGAGATATCGTTTATGTAGAGGTTGAAACGTTAGATCAAACTTTGTCTAAAGATGAGGTTTTTGGTACTGTTGAAGCTGTAAAAACAGTTTCTGATTTGTTTTTGCCTTTATCAGGTGAGATTGTTGAATTTAATGATTCATTAGAATCGGAACCAGAAAAAGTAAACTCTGATCCTTATGGAGACGGTTGGATGGTGAAAGTGAAATTTGAAAATGAATCAGAAATCGAAGAACTTTTGTCAAGTGATGATTATAAAGCGCTTATTGGAGCGTAA
- a CDS encoding VanZ family protein, which translates to MTILSLVSLKGLPSITTLKFKDKIIHFMFYFVFVFLWSIALKGKNIKILKIVLFAILYGIVIEILQSAITLNRQADVFDALANSFGACTAVLFLKFKNNA; encoded by the coding sequence ATGACTATTTTAAGTTTAGTTAGTTTAAAAGGACTGCCTTCAATTACAACATTAAAATTCAAGGACAAAATAATTCATTTTATGTTTTATTTTGTTTTTGTTTTTTTGTGGTCAATTGCTCTAAAAGGAAAAAATATTAAAATTTTAAAGATTGTACTTTTTGCAATACTGTATGGCATAGTTATTGAGATTTTACAGTCAGCAATAACTTTAAATAGACAAGCAGATGTTTTTGATGCACTAGCCAATTCATTTGGAGCATGTACAGCAGTGTTGTTTTTAAAGTTTAAAAATAATGCTTAA
- a CDS encoding energy transducer TonB, which translates to MELKKNPKVDPRRNSLLFFQIGLVAILLLSYLGIELKSEDPREETELGFVTDNLIVDDEETIITLPPVQKLPPPPPPAPEVIEVVKDEIKLEEKKIETTEVEENKPVVVVKASDVGSTGGDMDFDEELPFAVIEDIPLFPGCETVPKAQRMDCFNEKMNKHIKKYFNYPERAAESETQGRVSVQFVIDKQGNITNILTRFAGKGSDGAQLEQEAKRIIEKLPKFTPGKQRGKPVKVKYGLPITFRLQN; encoded by the coding sequence ATGGAACTAAAGAAAAATCCAAAAGTAGATCCAAGGAGAAATAGCTTATTGTTTTTTCAGATAGGCTTAGTTGCAATTTTATTGCTTTCTTATCTTGGTATTGAGTTAAAATCTGAAGACCCAAGAGAGGAAACAGAATTAGGATTTGTAACTGATAATTTAATTGTTGATGATGAAGAAACAATTATTACTTTACCACCAGTTCAGAAATTACCACCACCACCACCACCAGCTCCTGAAGTTATTGAGGTAGTGAAAGATGAAATTAAATTAGAAGAAAAGAAAATAGAAACTACTGAGGTAGAGGAGAATAAACCTGTTGTTGTTGTAAAGGCATCTGATGTTGGTAGCACAGGAGGAGATATGGATTTTGATGAAGAGTTACCATTTGCGGTAATCGAAGATATTCCTTTGTTTCCAGGTTGTGAAACAGTTCCAAAAGCACAAAGAATGGATTGTTTCAATGAAAAAATGAATAAGCATATAAAGAAATATTTTAATTACCCAGAGAGAGCTGCTGAAAGTGAAACACAAGGTAGAGTCTCAGTTCAGTTTGTAATTGATAAGCAAGGTAATATTACTAATATTCTAACTAGATTTGCTGGAAAAGGTTCAGATGGAGCACAATTAGAACAAGAAGCGAAACGTATTATCGAAAAGCTTCCTAAATTTACTCCAGGTAAGCAACGTGGAAAACCTGTAAAAGTAAAATACGGTTTACCTATCACATTTAGACTTCAAAACTAA